A region of Arabidopsis thaliana chromosome 5, partial sequence DNA encodes the following proteins:
- a CDS encoding transcription repressor-like protein (BEST Arabidopsis thaliana protein match is: effector of transcription2 (TAIR:AT5G56780.1); Has 41 Blast hits to 41 proteins in 14 species: Archae - 0; Bacteria - 0; Metazoa - 0; Fungi - 0; Plants - 41; Viruses - 0; Other Eukaryotes - 0 (source: NCBI BLink).) — protein MSFVLLSKMAKLKFNHIRHTIISTQKSTTIMPGISQLLNNRLIGKEFSSAVPTMFKREDYKLTIHDIAFSKWRNLIRHNDWKDFNNRKERVRRYRHEDLPPQRCTGLYELGVGVIGQDQGQNFDPDNNVLGVYVGQCVDVKSRLQDYGRRGGHLPSGLYEDIFSEGYSVFYRWAPEAAATEGMLLSTFDYAWNTCSNGERRHLELQKLGDPEFMSKRKSQVLVPSIRDQVVTIKVEKSNYTFLTSTLKVMRPFG, from the exons atGTCGTTTGTTCTATTATCGAAGATGGCGAAGTTGAAGTTTAACCATATACGACACACAATCATTAGCACGCAAAAAAGCACAACCATTATGCCGGGGATAAGTCAGCTCTTGAACAATAG ATTGATCGGAAAGGAATTCAGTTCCGCCGTCCCCACTATGTTCAAGAGAGAAGACTACAAGCTGACTATACACGACATCGCATTCTCCAAATGGCGGAATCTTATAAGACACAATGATTGGAAAGATTTCAATAATAGAAAAGAAAGGGTCCGTAGATACAGACATGAGGACTTACCCCCTCAACGTTGTACGGGTCTGTATGAGCTCGGTGTAGGCGTCATCGGTCAAGACCAAGGCCAAAACTTTGATCCTGATAATAATGTTCTTGGTGTATATGTCGGACAATGTGTAGACGTAAAATCAAGACTCCAGGATTATGGAAGACGCGGTGGTCATTTGCCCTCGGGTTTATATGAGGACATATTCTCGGAAGGATACTCAGTTTTTTATAGATGGGCACCA GAAGCTGCTGCAACAGAAGGGATGCTTTTGAGCACTTTTGATTATGCATGGAACACATGCAGTAATGGGGAACGACGCCATCTTGAGTTACAGAAGCTCGGTGACCCCGAGTTTATGAGCAAGAGAAAGTCACAAGTGCTAGTTCCTTCTATTCGAGACCAAGTTGTTACCATCAAAGTAGAGAAGAGTAATTATACTTTCCTCACTTCAACACTCAAAGTGATGAGACCATTTGGTTAA
- the ET2 gene encoding effector of transcription2 (effector of transcription2 (ET2); BEST Arabidopsis thaliana protein match is: unknown protein (TAIR:AT4G26170.1); Has 86 Blast hits to 52 proteins in 16 species: Archae - 0; Bacteria - 0; Metazoa - 0; Fungi - 0; Plants - 86; Viruses - 0; Other Eukaryotes - 0 (source: NCBI BLink).) — translation MEFGDGVSFAVVPTVFKREDYKRTKHDTVFSKWQVLIGSNDWEDFKNGKDGVGRYRVQNLPRKSCPGLYELGVAVIGQEQCRKLEPDIVLASYLGQAESVRSRLQRYGRSGAHLRNVNNLNDCETIESPVKAVTGGLFEDIFSKGGSILYRWAPMGSKREAEATEGMLLSTFDYAWNKGSNGERRQLDLLKKLGDREFMSKRKSGISRMLFPFLRNQVGIRIKGEKHVLKEERKLTCDVDEEKSNNFLTSILKLTRSRPQPVSDRFDEVDGSCSDIVCGVLLEDGGCCIRSPVKGRKRCIEHKGQRVCRVSPEKQTPPKSEIFTGQDHHNHKDSDVVCGVILPDMEPCNKRPVPGRKRCEDHKGMRINAFLFLLNQTDREKTVKDEKPDPESHTESIEEEALTRFCEATTKNGLPCTRSSPKGSKRCWQHKEKTSSDTSPVYFQPEAAKNVACGVKLGNGLICERSPVKGRKRCEEHKGMRIT, via the exons GTACTTATAGGATCCAACGATTGGGAAGATTTCAAAAACGGAAAAGATGGTGTAGGTAGATACAGAGTCCAGAACTTACCTCGTAAATCTTGTCCGGGTCTGTATGAGCTCGGTGTAGCGGTCATCGGTCAAGAACAATGTCGAAAGCTTGAACCAGATATTGTTCTTGCTTCATATCTAGGACAAGCTGAAAGTGTTAGGTCTAGACTTCAGCGTTATGGAAGATCCGGTGCTCATTTGCGCAATGTTAACAACCTTAACGACTGTGAAACTATTGAATCTCCAGTTAAGGCTGTTACTGGAGGTTTATTTGAAGACATATTTTCGAAAGGAGGCTCGATTTTATACAGATGGGCTCCG ATGGGATCTAAGAGAGAAGCTGAGGCAACAGAAGGGATGCTCTTGAGCACATTTGACTATGCTTGGAACAAAGGAAGTAACGGGGAGCGAAGGCAGCTTGATTTGCTTAAGAAGCTCGGTGATCGCGAGTTTATGAGCAAGAGAAAGTCCGGTATATCTCGAATgctgtttccttttcttcggAACCAAGTTGGTATCAGAATAAAAGGAGAGAAGCATGTGCttaaagaagagaggaagctAACCtgtgatgttgatgaagagaagagtaATAATTTCCTCACTTCAATACTCAAACTCACCCGGTCTAGACCTCAACCGGTTTCAGACAGATTTGATGAGGTTGATGGTTCTTGTTCTGATATTGTTTGTGGAGTCTTACTTGAAGATGGTGGCTGTTGCATTAGAAGTCCAGTCAAAGGGAGAAAGAGATGCATAGAGCATAAAGGACAGAGAGTTTGCCGTGTTTCACCCGAAAAACAGACACCGCCAAAGTCCGAGATTTTCACTGGACAAGATCATCACAATCATAAAGACTCTGATGTTGTGTGTGGAGTGATCTTACCTGACATGGAACCTTGCAATAAGAGACCTGTTCCTGGAAGAAAACGATGTGAGGATCATAAAGGCATGAGGATcaatgcttttctttttcttcttaaccaAACTGACCGTGAGAAAACCGTCAAAGACGAGAAACCTGATCCCGAATCGCATACCGAGTcaatcgaagaagaagctttgacTCGCTTCTGTGAAGCTACAACAAAGAATGGGTTACCTTGCACAAGAAGTTCTCCTAAAGGAAGCAAAAGGTGTTGGCAACATAAGGAGAAAACTTCCAGCGATACTTCGCCGGTATATTTTCAGCCAGAGGCAGCAAAAAACGTAGCTTGTGGAGTTAAATTAGGCAATGGATTGATCTGTGAGAGATCTCCGGTAAAAGGACGTAAGAGATGTGAAGAGCATAAGGGAATGAGAATCACCTAA
- the SERAT1;1 gene encoding serine acetyltransferase 1;1 (serine acetyltransferase 1;1 (SERAT1;1); FUNCTIONS IN: serine O-acetyltransferase activity; INVOLVED IN: cysteine biosynthetic process from serine; LOCATED IN: cytosol; EXPRESSED IN: 26 plant structures; EXPRESSED DURING: 15 growth stages; CONTAINS InterPro DOMAIN/s: Hexapeptide transferase, conserved site (InterPro:IPR018357), Serine O-acetyltransferase (InterPro:IPR005881), Trimeric LpxA-like (InterPro:IPR011004), Bacterial transferase hexapeptide repeat (InterPro:IPR001451), Serine acetyltransferase, N-terminal (InterPro:IPR010493); BEST Arabidopsis thaliana protein match is: serine acetyltransferase 2;2 (TAIR:AT3G13110.1); Has 18874 Blast hits to 18857 proteins in 2524 species: Archae - 292; Bacteria - 13784; Metazoa - 5; Fungi - 219; Plants - 250; Viruses - 18; Other Eukaryotes - 4306 (source: NCBI BLink).): MPPAGELRHQSPSKEKLSSVTQSDEAEAASAAISAAAADAEAAGLWTQIKAEARRDAEAEPALASYLYSTILSHSSLERSISFHLGNKLCSSTLLSTLLYDLFLNTFSSDPSLRNATVADLRAARVRDPACISFSHCLLNYKGFLAIQAHRVSHKLWTQSRKPLALALHSRISDVFAVDIHPAAKIGKGILLDHATGVVVGETAVIGNNVSILHHVTLGGTGKACGDRHPKIGDGCLIGAGATILGNVKIGAGAKVGAGSVVLIDVPCRGTAVGNPARLVGGKEKPTIHDEECPGESMDHTSFISEWSDYII, encoded by the exons ATGCCACCGGCCGGAGAACTCCGACATCAATCTCCATCAAAGGAGAAACTATCTTCCGTTACCCAATCCGATGAAGCAGAAGCAGCGTCAGCAGCGATATCTGCGGCAGCTGCAGATGCGGAAGCTGCCGGATTATGGACACAGATCAAGGCGGAAGCTCGCCGTGATGCTGAGGCGGAGCCAGCTTTAGCTAGCTATCTATATTCGACGATTCTTTCTCATTCGTCTCTTGAACGATCTATCTCGTTTCATCTAGGAAACAAGCTTTGTTCCTCAACGCTTTTATCCACACTTTTATACGATCTGTTCTTAAACACTTTTTCCTCCGATCCTTCTCTTCGTAACGCCACCGTCGCAGATCTACGCGCTGCTCGTGTTCGTGATCCTGCTTGTATCTCGTTCTCTCATTGTCTCCTCAATTACAAAGGCTTCTTAGCTATTCAG GCGCATCGTGTATCACACAAGCTATGGACACAATCACGGAAGCCATTAGCATTAGCTCTACACTCAAGAATCTCCGATGTATTCGCTGTTGATATCCATCCAGCAGCGAAGATCGGAAAAGGGATACTTCTAGACCACGCAACCGGAGTTGTAGTCGGAGAAACAGCGGTGATTGGGAACAATGTTTCAATCCTTCACCATGTGACACTAGGTGGAACAGGTAAAGCTTGTGGAGATAGACATCCGAAGATCGGTGACGGTTGTTTGATTGGAGCTGGAGCGACTATTCTTGGAAATGTGAAGATTGGTGCAGGTGCTAAAGTAGGAGCTGGTTCTGTTGTGCTGATTGACGTGCCTTGTCGAGGTACTGCGGTTGGGAATCCGGCGAGACTTGTCGGAGGGAAAGAGAAGCCAACGATTCATGATGAGGAATGTCCTGGAGAATCGATGGATCATACTTCATTCATCTCGGAATGGTCAGATTACATCATATAA